In Glycine max cultivar Williams 82 chromosome 7, Glycine_max_v4.0, whole genome shotgun sequence, a single window of DNA contains:
- the LOC100819891 gene encoding binding partner of ACD11 1 isoform X4, with protein sequence MIQQSILCFQGEFQIRTVKVSNISLVTSKKDIEEFFSFSGDIRYIEMQRESGHTQVAYVTFKDTQGADTAVLLTGSKIGDLYVTITPVEKYQLPPEALPSSPTNQSPDAVKKAEDVMSTMLAKGFILGKDAINKAKAFDERHQLTSNASSTVASIDRRIGLSDKLSIGTTIVNGKVREMDERYQLSEMTKSAMAAAEQKANSAGSAIMNNSYVISGASWFSSAFTAIAKAAGDVSTMTKEKVEQAAVERNEIIYSERKGTVDEFAKTHLEEASDIGPAVVPVNSDDDRNLATIL encoded by the exons ATGATCCAACAATCAATATTATGTTTCCAGGGTGAATTCCAG ATAAGAACAGTTAAGGTTAGCAACATATCATTGGTTACTTCCAAGAAGGACATTGAAGAATTCTTTTCATTCTCAGGTGATATTCGATATATCGAGATGCAAAG GGAAAGTGGTCACACTCAGGTTGCTTATGTTACATTTAAGGATACACAGGGAGCAGACACAGCAGTTCTCTTAACG gGTTCCAAGATAGGTGATCTATATGTCACCATCACACCAGTGGAGAAGTATCAGCTGCCCCCTGAAGCACTTCCTTCAAGTCCA ACAAACCAAAGCCCTGATGCAGTTAAGAAAGCTGAAGATGTAATGAGCACCATGCTTGCTAAGGGTTTCATTTTAGGAAAGGATGCTATCAACAAGGCAAAAGCCTTTGATGAACGTCATCAGTTGACCTCAAATGCTTCTTCCACAGTTGCTTCCATTGATCGTAGAATAGGTTTAAGTGATAAACTAAGTATCGGAACAACTATTGTCAATGGAAAGGTGAGAGAGATGGATGAAAGGTATCAGCTTTCTGAAATGACAAAGTCTGCTATGGCTGCTGCAGAGCAAAAGGCAAATAGTGCTGGATCTGCCATCATGAACAATTCTTACGTAATAAGTGGAGCTTCATGGTTTTCTAGTGCCTTTACCGCTATAGCAAAGGCAGCCGGGGATGTCAGCACGATGACCAAGGAGAAGGTTGAACAGGCAGCGGTGGAAAGGAATGAGATCATTTATAGTGAAAGGAAAGGGACTGTTGATGAATTTGCAAAGACGCACTTAGAGGAGGCTTCAGACATTGGCCCTGCAGTAGTTCCTGTTAATTCAGATGATGACCGAAATCTGGCAACAATTTTATAA
- the LOC100819891 gene encoding binding partner of ACD11 1 isoform X3, which translates to MIQQSILCFQGEFQIRTVKVSNISLVTSKKDIEEFFSFSGDIRYIEMQRSESEHLESGHTQVAYVTFKDTQGADTAVLLTGSKIGDLYVTITPVEKYQLPPEALPSSPTNQSPDAVKKAEDVMSTMLAKGFILGKDAINKAKAFDERHQLTSNASSTVASIDRRIGLSDKLSIGTTIVNGKVREMDERYQLSEMTKSAMAAAEQKANSAGSAIMNNSYVISGASWFSSAFTAIAKAAGDVSTMTKEKVEQAAVERNEIIYSERKGTVDEFAKTHLEEASDIGPAVVPVNSDDDRNLATIL; encoded by the exons ATGATCCAACAATCAATATTATGTTTCCAGGGTGAATTCCAG ATAAGAACAGTTAAGGTTAGCAACATATCATTGGTTACTTCCAAGAAGGACATTGAAGAATTCTTTTCATTCTCAGGTGATATTCGATATATCGAGATGCAAAGGTCAGAGTCAGAGCACCT GGAAAGTGGTCACACTCAGGTTGCTTATGTTACATTTAAGGATACACAGGGAGCAGACACAGCAGTTCTCTTAACG gGTTCCAAGATAGGTGATCTATATGTCACCATCACACCAGTGGAGAAGTATCAGCTGCCCCCTGAAGCACTTCCTTCAAGTCCA ACAAACCAAAGCCCTGATGCAGTTAAGAAAGCTGAAGATGTAATGAGCACCATGCTTGCTAAGGGTTTCATTTTAGGAAAGGATGCTATCAACAAGGCAAAAGCCTTTGATGAACGTCATCAGTTGACCTCAAATGCTTCTTCCACAGTTGCTTCCATTGATCGTAGAATAGGTTTAAGTGATAAACTAAGTATCGGAACAACTATTGTCAATGGAAAGGTGAGAGAGATGGATGAAAGGTATCAGCTTTCTGAAATGACAAAGTCTGCTATGGCTGCTGCAGAGCAAAAGGCAAATAGTGCTGGATCTGCCATCATGAACAATTCTTACGTAATAAGTGGAGCTTCATGGTTTTCTAGTGCCTTTACCGCTATAGCAAAGGCAGCCGGGGATGTCAGCACGATGACCAAGGAGAAGGTTGAACAGGCAGCGGTGGAAAGGAATGAGATCATTTATAGTGAAAGGAAAGGGACTGTTGATGAATTTGCAAAGACGCACTTAGAGGAGGCTTCAGACATTGGCCCTGCAGTAGTTCCTGTTAATTCAGATGATGACCGAAATCTGGCAACAATTTTATAA
- the LOC100819891 gene encoding binding partner of ACD11 1 isoform X5 — translation MSIRTVKVSNISLVTSKKDIEEFFSFSGDIRYIEMQRSESEHLESGHTQVAYVTFKDTQGADTAVLLTGSKIGDLYVTITPVEKYQLPPEALPSSPTNQSPDAVKKAEDVMSTMLAKGFILGKDAINKAKAFDERHQLTSNASSTVASIDRRIGLSDKLSIGTTIVNGKVREMDERYQLSEMTKSAMAAAEQKANSAGSAIMNNSYVISGASWFSSAFTAIAKAAGDVSTMTKEKVEQAAVERNEIIYSERKGTVDEFAKTHLEEASDIGPAVVPVNSDDDRNLATIL, via the exons ATGTCG ATAAGAACAGTTAAGGTTAGCAACATATCATTGGTTACTTCCAAGAAGGACATTGAAGAATTCTTTTCATTCTCAGGTGATATTCGATATATCGAGATGCAAAGGTCAGAGTCAGAGCACCT GGAAAGTGGTCACACTCAGGTTGCTTATGTTACATTTAAGGATACACAGGGAGCAGACACAGCAGTTCTCTTAACG gGTTCCAAGATAGGTGATCTATATGTCACCATCACACCAGTGGAGAAGTATCAGCTGCCCCCTGAAGCACTTCCTTCAAGTCCA ACAAACCAAAGCCCTGATGCAGTTAAGAAAGCTGAAGATGTAATGAGCACCATGCTTGCTAAGGGTTTCATTTTAGGAAAGGATGCTATCAACAAGGCAAAAGCCTTTGATGAACGTCATCAGTTGACCTCAAATGCTTCTTCCACAGTTGCTTCCATTGATCGTAGAATAGGTTTAAGTGATAAACTAAGTATCGGAACAACTATTGTCAATGGAAAGGTGAGAGAGATGGATGAAAGGTATCAGCTTTCTGAAATGACAAAGTCTGCTATGGCTGCTGCAGAGCAAAAGGCAAATAGTGCTGGATCTGCCATCATGAACAATTCTTACGTAATAAGTGGAGCTTCATGGTTTTCTAGTGCCTTTACCGCTATAGCAAAGGCAGCCGGGGATGTCAGCACGATGACCAAGGAGAAGGTTGAACAGGCAGCGGTGGAAAGGAATGAGATCATTTATAGTGAAAGGAAAGGGACTGTTGATGAATTTGCAAAGACGCACTTAGAGGAGGCTTCAGACATTGGCCCTGCAGTAGTTCCTGTTAATTCAGATGATGACCGAAATCTGGCAACAATTTTATAA
- the LOC100819891 gene encoding binding partner of ACD11 1 isoform X2 codes for MSDTVEHTDQRAEAIPQSTATPNWTIHVSDIRTVKVSNISLVTSKKDIEEFFSFSGDIRYIEMQRESGHTQVAYVTFKDTQGADTAVLLTGSKIGDLYVTITPVEKYQLPPEALPSSPTNQSPDAVKKAEDVMSTMLAKGFILGKDAINKAKAFDERHQLTSNASSTVASIDRRIGLSDKLSIGTTIVNGKVREMDERYQLSEMTKSAMAAAEQKANSAGSAIMNNSYVISGASWFSSAFTAIAKAAGDVSTMTKEKVEQAAVERNEIIYSERKGTVDEFAKTHLEEASDIGPAVVPVNSDDDRNLATIL; via the exons ATGTCG GACACAGTGGAACATACAGATCAAAGAGCTGAAGCTATTCCCCAATCCACAGCTACACCAAATTGGACTATTCATGTGTCAGAC ATAAGAACAGTTAAGGTTAGCAACATATCATTGGTTACTTCCAAGAAGGACATTGAAGAATTCTTTTCATTCTCAGGTGATATTCGATATATCGAGATGCAAAG GGAAAGTGGTCACACTCAGGTTGCTTATGTTACATTTAAGGATACACAGGGAGCAGACACAGCAGTTCTCTTAACG gGTTCCAAGATAGGTGATCTATATGTCACCATCACACCAGTGGAGAAGTATCAGCTGCCCCCTGAAGCACTTCCTTCAAGTCCA ACAAACCAAAGCCCTGATGCAGTTAAGAAAGCTGAAGATGTAATGAGCACCATGCTTGCTAAGGGTTTCATTTTAGGAAAGGATGCTATCAACAAGGCAAAAGCCTTTGATGAACGTCATCAGTTGACCTCAAATGCTTCTTCCACAGTTGCTTCCATTGATCGTAGAATAGGTTTAAGTGATAAACTAAGTATCGGAACAACTATTGTCAATGGAAAGGTGAGAGAGATGGATGAAAGGTATCAGCTTTCTGAAATGACAAAGTCTGCTATGGCTGCTGCAGAGCAAAAGGCAAATAGTGCTGGATCTGCCATCATGAACAATTCTTACGTAATAAGTGGAGCTTCATGGTTTTCTAGTGCCTTTACCGCTATAGCAAAGGCAGCCGGGGATGTCAGCACGATGACCAAGGAGAAGGTTGAACAGGCAGCGGTGGAAAGGAATGAGATCATTTATAGTGAAAGGAAAGGGACTGTTGATGAATTTGCAAAGACGCACTTAGAGGAGGCTTCAGACATTGGCCCTGCAGTAGTTCCTGTTAATTCAGATGATGACCGAAATCTGGCAACAATTTTATAA
- the LOC100819891 gene encoding binding partner of ACD11 1 isoform X1: MSDTVEHTDQRAEAIPQSTATPNWTIHVSDIRTVKVSNISLVTSKKDIEEFFSFSGDIRYIEMQRSESEHLESGHTQVAYVTFKDTQGADTAVLLTGSKIGDLYVTITPVEKYQLPPEALPSSPTNQSPDAVKKAEDVMSTMLAKGFILGKDAINKAKAFDERHQLTSNASSTVASIDRRIGLSDKLSIGTTIVNGKVREMDERYQLSEMTKSAMAAAEQKANSAGSAIMNNSYVISGASWFSSAFTAIAKAAGDVSTMTKEKVEQAAVERNEIIYSERKGTVDEFAKTHLEEASDIGPAVVPVNSDDDRNLATIL; this comes from the exons ATGTCG GACACAGTGGAACATACAGATCAAAGAGCTGAAGCTATTCCCCAATCCACAGCTACACCAAATTGGACTATTCATGTGTCAGAC ATAAGAACAGTTAAGGTTAGCAACATATCATTGGTTACTTCCAAGAAGGACATTGAAGAATTCTTTTCATTCTCAGGTGATATTCGATATATCGAGATGCAAAGGTCAGAGTCAGAGCACCT GGAAAGTGGTCACACTCAGGTTGCTTATGTTACATTTAAGGATACACAGGGAGCAGACACAGCAGTTCTCTTAACG gGTTCCAAGATAGGTGATCTATATGTCACCATCACACCAGTGGAGAAGTATCAGCTGCCCCCTGAAGCACTTCCTTCAAGTCCA ACAAACCAAAGCCCTGATGCAGTTAAGAAAGCTGAAGATGTAATGAGCACCATGCTTGCTAAGGGTTTCATTTTAGGAAAGGATGCTATCAACAAGGCAAAAGCCTTTGATGAACGTCATCAGTTGACCTCAAATGCTTCTTCCACAGTTGCTTCCATTGATCGTAGAATAGGTTTAAGTGATAAACTAAGTATCGGAACAACTATTGTCAATGGAAAGGTGAGAGAGATGGATGAAAGGTATCAGCTTTCTGAAATGACAAAGTCTGCTATGGCTGCTGCAGAGCAAAAGGCAAATAGTGCTGGATCTGCCATCATGAACAATTCTTACGTAATAAGTGGAGCTTCATGGTTTTCTAGTGCCTTTACCGCTATAGCAAAGGCAGCCGGGGATGTCAGCACGATGACCAAGGAGAAGGTTGAACAGGCAGCGGTGGAAAGGAATGAGATCATTTATAGTGAAAGGAAAGGGACTGTTGATGAATTTGCAAAGACGCACTTAGAGGAGGCTTCAGACATTGGCCCTGCAGTAGTTCCTGTTAATTCAGATGATGACCGAAATCTGGCAACAATTTTATAA
- the LOC100819891 gene encoding binding partner of ACD11 1 isoform X6 produces the protein MSIRTVKVSNISLVTSKKDIEEFFSFSGDIRYIEMQRESGHTQVAYVTFKDTQGADTAVLLTGSKIGDLYVTITPVEKYQLPPEALPSSPTNQSPDAVKKAEDVMSTMLAKGFILGKDAINKAKAFDERHQLTSNASSTVASIDRRIGLSDKLSIGTTIVNGKVREMDERYQLSEMTKSAMAAAEQKANSAGSAIMNNSYVISGASWFSSAFTAIAKAAGDVSTMTKEKVEQAAVERNEIIYSERKGTVDEFAKTHLEEASDIGPAVVPVNSDDDRNLATIL, from the exons ATGTCG ATAAGAACAGTTAAGGTTAGCAACATATCATTGGTTACTTCCAAGAAGGACATTGAAGAATTCTTTTCATTCTCAGGTGATATTCGATATATCGAGATGCAAAG GGAAAGTGGTCACACTCAGGTTGCTTATGTTACATTTAAGGATACACAGGGAGCAGACACAGCAGTTCTCTTAACG gGTTCCAAGATAGGTGATCTATATGTCACCATCACACCAGTGGAGAAGTATCAGCTGCCCCCTGAAGCACTTCCTTCAAGTCCA ACAAACCAAAGCCCTGATGCAGTTAAGAAAGCTGAAGATGTAATGAGCACCATGCTTGCTAAGGGTTTCATTTTAGGAAAGGATGCTATCAACAAGGCAAAAGCCTTTGATGAACGTCATCAGTTGACCTCAAATGCTTCTTCCACAGTTGCTTCCATTGATCGTAGAATAGGTTTAAGTGATAAACTAAGTATCGGAACAACTATTGTCAATGGAAAGGTGAGAGAGATGGATGAAAGGTATCAGCTTTCTGAAATGACAAAGTCTGCTATGGCTGCTGCAGAGCAAAAGGCAAATAGTGCTGGATCTGCCATCATGAACAATTCTTACGTAATAAGTGGAGCTTCATGGTTTTCTAGTGCCTTTACCGCTATAGCAAAGGCAGCCGGGGATGTCAGCACGATGACCAAGGAGAAGGTTGAACAGGCAGCGGTGGAAAGGAATGAGATCATTTATAGTGAAAGGAAAGGGACTGTTGATGAATTTGCAAAGACGCACTTAGAGGAGGCTTCAGACATTGGCCCTGCAGTAGTTCCTGTTAATTCAGATGATGACCGAAATCTGGCAACAATTTTATAA
- the LOC100820425 gene encoding protein RGF1 INDUCIBLE TRANSCRIPTION FACTOR 1 isoform X2 yields MMGQNRFPEERKRDWLGALLKCGFGCCEEHKDIRFNEKNVFCIDCVAGLCRHCKEAHSLHRRFQIYKYSYQDVVRHYDLQKYFDCSNIQTYVSNNEKIVHLRPRTSTKEFKLTRKSKFDNLCSESNAKEVKVATPPKWGGTCEECGKHLQDERNRFCSITCKISVLPHHAQRIPEEGVDQHDNQNSETESSISVAEPYECFEVVTLRKRPRKANPQKTCYFVFPC; encoded by the exons ATG ATGGGGCAGAATCGTTTTccagaagaaaggaaaagagatTGGCTTGGTGCCCTTTTGAAGTGCGGCTTTGGATGTTGTGAAGAACACAAAGACATTAGGTTTAATGAGAAGAATGTGTTCTGCATAGATTGCGTAGCTGGCTTGTGTAGGCACTGCAAGGAAGCTCATTCTCTCCATAGAAGGTTTCAGATATACAAATATTCCTATCAGGATGTTGTGCGCCATTATGATCTTCAGAAGTATTTTGATTGCTCAAATATTCAG ACTTATGTGTCCAACAATGAAAAGATTGTGCATCTCAGACCCCGGACTTCAACCAAAGAATTCAAGCTAACAAGAAAATCCAAGTTTGATAATCTTTGCTCTGAGTCTAATGCCAAAGAAGTCAAAGTAGCAACACCTCCAAAGTGGGGTGGTACTTGTGAAGAATGTGGAAAGCATTTACAAGATGAGCGCAATCGATTCTGCTCCATTACATGCAAG ATCTCAGTGCTTCCTCACCATGCACAAAGGATTCCAGAGGAGGGTGTTGACCAACATGATAACCAAAACTCCGAAACTGAGTCATCTATATCTGTAGCTGAGCCATATGAATGTTTTGAAGTAGTGACTTTAAGAAAGCGCCCAAGGAAAGCCAACCCTCAGAAAACATGTTATTTTGTCTTCCCTTGTTGA
- the LOC100820425 gene encoding protein RGF1 INDUCIBLE TRANSCRIPTION FACTOR 1 isoform X1, whose amino-acid sequence MGQNRFPEERKRDWLGALLKCGFGCCEEHKDIRFNEKNVFCIDCVAGLCRHCKEAHSLHRRFQIYKYSYQDVVRHYDLQKYFDCSNIQTYVSNNEKIVHLRPRTSTKEFKLTRKSKFDNLCSESNAKEVKVATPPKWGGTCEECGKHLQDERNRFCSITCKISVLPHHAQRIPEEGVDQHDNQNSETESSISVAEPYECFEVVTLRKRPRKANPQKTCYFVFPC is encoded by the exons ATGGGGCAGAATCGTTTTccagaagaaaggaaaagagatTGGCTTGGTGCCCTTTTGAAGTGCGGCTTTGGATGTTGTGAAGAACACAAAGACATTAGGTTTAATGAGAAGAATGTGTTCTGCATAGATTGCGTAGCTGGCTTGTGTAGGCACTGCAAGGAAGCTCATTCTCTCCATAGAAGGTTTCAGATATACAAATATTCCTATCAGGATGTTGTGCGCCATTATGATCTTCAGAAGTATTTTGATTGCTCAAATATTCAG ACTTATGTGTCCAACAATGAAAAGATTGTGCATCTCAGACCCCGGACTTCAACCAAAGAATTCAAGCTAACAAGAAAATCCAAGTTTGATAATCTTTGCTCTGAGTCTAATGCCAAAGAAGTCAAAGTAGCAACACCTCCAAAGTGGGGTGGTACTTGTGAAGAATGTGGAAAGCATTTACAAGATGAGCGCAATCGATTCTGCTCCATTACATGCAAG ATCTCAGTGCTTCCTCACCATGCACAAAGGATTCCAGAGGAGGGTGTTGACCAACATGATAACCAAAACTCCGAAACTGAGTCATCTATATCTGTAGCTGAGCCATATGAATGTTTTGAAGTAGTGACTTTAAGAAAGCGCCCAAGGAAAGCCAACCCTCAGAAAACATGTTATTTTGTCTTCCCTTGTTGA